AGTACAGGGCGTTGAGACGGCCCTGAAGTTGGGATTCTTCGAGGATAACCTCATCTACTCGCTCGGATATACGTACGTCTATCCCGAGGACAGAACGAAGAAGGATGTTCTCAAGTACCGGCCAAGACATCTGTTGTATACAAACGCGATGATGCGTTTTGACTGGTTGACCCTCGGCGGCGATTTCCGCTTTGTCAGCCGGGCAGACCGGATTGACAATGAGCTTGTTGAAACGGGAATTGTTCCTGATGGCGATGAGCGGACTGATATCCTCGTAGCGGATTTCCGGCTCAGTGCCGATGTCTCTTTCGGCAACGCTCTCCTCATTGCCACCCTGAACGTGAAGAACGCCTTCCAGCGAAACTACGTTGAACTGATCGGGAATATGATGCCTCCGCGTACGTACCTTCTGTCGCTTGAGGCGAGATTCTGAGGGATAGCAAAGAGGGAGGGTACAGGGTCAGATACGATCGATAGTTGCTGCAACAAGCGTCGAGAACACCTTCTTCACACGATTCCCCACTTCCGTCACTTCGGCGTGCGAAAGTTTCGACGTGCCTATGCCCGTTGCAAGATTCGTGATGCACGAGATGCCGAGAACCTCCATCCCCATCGAAGAAGCCAAGGAAGCTTCAAACACCGTTGACATCCCCACAGCGTCGGCGCCGATTCGGGAAAGCATCTCGACTTCGGCGGCCGTTTCATACGTTGGTCCTTTCAGACCGGCGTACACTCCTTTCCGGACAGAAATTCCGTTTGCAGATGCCGCCTCTTCCGCCTTGCGAATGAGATTCGAGGAATAGACAGAGCCGCCCACGCCTTTGTACGAAGCAGAATGCGGCGGGCTCCATGGCTTTAATGTCAGATTGATCTGATCGGTCAGAATCATCAAATCGCCTGCATTGTACGTCCTGTTGATTCCGCCGGCGGCGTTAGTGACAATCAATGTTCTGATCCCCAAGGCATGTGCTACTCGGATAGGGTAGAGGACGGTTTCGAGGCTTCGCGATTCGTAGAAATGGGTTCTTCCCTGAAATGCGAGAATCGGCTTCTTGTTCAGGGCGGCAAAAACGAGTCTCCCCTTGTGTCCTTCAATTGTTGAGATCGGATAATGGGGAATTGCAGATGTGGAAATCACCGTGCGTTCAGGGAGTGCGTCGGCAAAATCGCCCAAGCCGGAACCAAGAATTATCCCGATTACGGGAGCAAGAGCGATGTGCTCCCGGATGTAGGCAACCGACTGTTCAACCGGAGCTTTCGTCATGACGCAAAGAACATTCCTGCAATCGTGGCAGTCATGAGGTTTGCCAGCGTTCCGCCCAATACGGCTCGGAATCCGAGTGACGCGAGGTCTTTGCGGCGTTCAGGCGCTAACGGACTGATACCGCCGATCTGTATTGCAATGGAAGAGAAGTTTGCAAAGCCGCAAAGGGCGAAAGTTGCCATCATAATGGCTTTATCCGAATAGATCTTACCTGCTGCTATCATTGAAGATAGGTCGAGATAACCAACAAATTCATTCAGTACCACCTTCGTGCCGATAAGTGAGCCAACCTGCAGGGCATCCTGCCAGGGAACACCGATGGCAACGGCAAGGAATCGAAGGATCAAGCCGAAGAGCAGTTGGAGAGAAAGCGGCTGCCCGTAATGTTCCTGAAGTGTTTGGTTGAGACCGGTCATATCGCCAATTCCCATCAGGAGATAGTTAATGAGGGCAATGAGCGCTATGAAGGCGAGGAGCATAGCCCCGACATTCAGAGCGAGTTTCAGCCCGTCCGATGCTCCGGCAGCGGCAGCCTCAACCATGTTTGAGGCATTCTTCTCGATCTTGACTCTAACAGTACCCTTTGTTTCCGGATCACTGGTTTCAGGAAACAGGATCTTGGAAATTGCAAGTCCTGCCGGGGCGGCCATGATGCTGGCAGCAAGCAATTGTGCTGCAAATTTTGCCTGTCCCTCGGCAACTTCAAGGCCATGAGCTTGGGCGTAGGAATACCCGAGCATTTGAACGTATGCGGCTAAAACGCCTCCGGCTATGGTGCACATTCCTCCCACCATAATCGTGAGAAGTTCGGATTTCGTCATTCCTTTGAGGAACGGGCGAATCATCAGCGGGGCCTCGGTTTGACCAACGAAGATGTTGGCGGTGCCCGACAGTGACTCCGCTCCGCTCGTTCCCATAACTCGAGCCATTACCCAAGCCATCGCTTGAACGATACGCTGCATAATCCCTAAATAATAAAGGAGTGACATCAATGAGGCAAAGAAGATTATTGTCGGGAGAACTTGGAATGCGAAGAAGAAGCCGAGGGAGTCCTGGGCACCCGGACTGCTGGCAAGGTTGCCGAAAACGAACTTAGCCCCGTCCGTTGTGAAGCCCAAGATCGTCACGAAACCGACGCTGAGCCACTCAAAGAAGAGTCTTGGCCAGCCGAGGGGAGAGAAATAGACGGAAAGCTCCGTGCCCTTCAGCATCAGCACAGCAAAGAGTATCTGGAGCACGAACCCCGAAAGAACCAGCCGCCAATTGATCCGGCGTTTGTTATTTGAAACGAGAAAGGCAATGCCAACCAGAACAAGAAGGCCAAATACCCCGTTAAGGAATGACATGATAGTCATAAGAGCTCCAGAGTAGTGTAGATGAAGGTCAGGTGCCCGGTACGAAGCACTTGCGGCACCGTGCCTCATAGGAATCGGTAGCGCCGACCAGAACGCGCTCGCTTGAAGCAGTTGTTCGCTGCGTCCTGTCTGCGGGATTCCCGCAAACGACACAGATGGCAAGCGTTTTCGTAATATACTCGGCAACAGAAAGCAACTGAGGCATCGGCTCGAAGGGCTTCCCGCGATAATCCTGATCGAGGCCGGCAATGACAACGCGTTTGCCCCTATTCGCCAAGCGCTCGGCTACATCCACCAATCCAACATCAAAGAACTGGCCTTCGTCAATTCCGATAACTTGTGCTTCTGCTGCAAGTTGCTCAACATCAGCTGAACCATCCACCACCATTGATTTGAGTTTGGCCTCGCTATGAGAAACAATGTGGTCTGAACTGTACCTGTTGTCGATTTTCGGTTTGAAGACGAGGACGTTCTGTTTTGCGATCTGCGCTCGACGCAGCCTGCGAATCAACTCTTCGGTTTTGCCGCTGAACATACAGCCGACTAT
This portion of the Bacteroidota bacterium genome encodes:
- a CDS encoding purine-nucleoside phosphorylase, which encodes MTKAPVEQSVAYIREHIALAPVIGIILGSGLGDFADALPERTVISTSAIPHYPISTIEGHKGRLVFAALNKKPILAFQGRTHFYESRSLETVLYPIRVAHALGIRTLIVTNAAGGINRTYNAGDLMILTDQINLTLKPWSPPHSASYKGVGGSVYSSNLIRKAEEAASANGISVRKGVYAGLKGPTYETAAEVEMLSRIGADAVGMSTVFEASLASSMGMEVLGISCITNLATGIGTSKLSHAEVTEVGNRVKKVFSTLVAATIDRI
- a CDS encoding NupC/NupG family nucleoside CNT transporter, with the protein product MTIMSFLNGVFGLLVLVGIAFLVSNNKRRINWRLVLSGFVLQILFAVLMLKGTELSVYFSPLGWPRLFFEWLSVGFVTILGFTTDGAKFVFGNLASSPGAQDSLGFFFAFQVLPTIIFFASLMSLLYYLGIMQRIVQAMAWVMARVMGTSGAESLSGTANIFVGQTEAPLMIRPFLKGMTKSELLTIMVGGMCTIAGGVLAAYVQMLGYSYAQAHGLEVAEGQAKFAAQLLAASIMAAPAGLAISKILFPETSDPETKGTVRVKIEKNASNMVEAAAAGASDGLKLALNVGAMLLAFIALIALINYLLMGIGDMTGLNQTLQEHYGQPLSLQLLFGLILRFLAVAIGVPWQDALQVGSLIGTKVVLNEFVGYLDLSSMIAAGKIYSDKAIMMATFALCGFANFSSIAIQIGGISPLAPERRKDLASLGFRAVLGGTLANLMTATIAGMFFAS
- a CDS encoding thymidine kinase: MSIPTIHDSPKGIGWIEVIVGCMFSGKTEELIRRLRRAQIAKQNVLVFKPKIDNRYSSDHIVSHSEAKLKSMVVDGSADVEQLAAEAQVIGIDEGQFFDVGLVDVAERLANRGKRVVIAGLDQDYRGKPFEPMPQLLSVAEYITKTLAICVVCGNPADRTQRTTASSERVLVGATDSYEARCRKCFVPGT